A single Megachile rotundata isolate GNS110a chromosome 9, iyMegRotu1, whole genome shotgun sequence DNA region contains:
- the HisCl1 gene encoding histamine-gated chloride channel subunit 1 isoform X2: protein MTRQSLVILCCYLYTLFDMAALHFPEEICEPVLSTEVEGWHIKVDSLSSSTFRLSARKRGYRFFPKIERESDLEEYGRKEASLSLKDILPLNPKQYDKHRAPKFLGQPTIVYFHVTVLSLDSINEESMTYVADIFLAQSWRDSRLRLPENMSEEYRILDVDWLHNIWRPDCFFKNAKKVTFHEMSIPNHYLWLYHDKTLLYMSKLTLVLSCAMKFESYPHDTQICSMMIESLSHTTQDLVFIWNMTDPLVVNPEIELPQLDISNNYTTDCTIEYSTGNFTCIQIVFNLRRRLGYHLFHTYIPSALIVVMSWIAFWIKPEAIPARVTLGVTSLLTLATQNTQSQQSLPPVSYVKAIDVWMSSCSVFVFLSLMEFAVVNNYMGPVATKAMKGYSDEDLREAIDEFKTPMRNDSERSRSPVRPATVQYDTCCQGRATAIYIDKVSRFFFPFSFLILNVVYWSTFL from the exons ATGACGAGGCAATCTCTGGTGATCCTATGCTGCTACCTGTACACGCTCTTTGACATGGCGGCGCTACATTTTCC CGAGGAAATATGCGAACCGGTACTTTCCACTGAGGTCGAAGGCTGGCATATTAAGGTCGATAGCCTATCGTCCAGTACGTTTCGACTTTCGGCGAGAAAGCGTGGGTACCGATTTTTTCCGAAGATCGAAAG GGAGTCGGATCTCGAGGAGTACGGCAGGAAGGAGGCCTCTTTGTCACTGAAAGACATCCTACCCTTGAATCCGAAGCAGTACGACAAGCACAGGGCGCCAAAGTTCTTGGGACAGCCTACTATCGTCTACTTCCATGTCACCGTGCTCAGTCTCGACTCCATAAACGAGGAGTCTATG ACATACGTTGCGGACATATTTCTGGCACAGAGTTGGCGGGATTCGAGGCTTCGACTTCCGGAGAACATGTCCGAAGAGTACAGAATACTGGATGTTGACTGGTTGCACAATATCTGGAGACCCGATTGCTTCTTCAAGAACGCGAAGAAGGTCACCTTCCACGAGATGTCGATACCGAACCACTATCTTTGGCTGTATCACGACAAAACTCTACTTTATATGTCAAA ATTGACTCTCGTTCTCTCCTGCGCGATGAAGTTCGAGTCCTATCCACACGACACTCAGATTTGCTCAATGATGATCGAAAGTT TGTCGCATACGACGCAGGATTTGGTGTTCATCTGGAACATGACGGATCCGCTGGTGGTAAATCCAGAGATCGAGCTGCCGCAGCTGGACATCTCGAACAATTACACGACCGACTGCACGATCGAGTACTCCACCGGGAACTTCACGTGCATTCAAATAGTATTCAATCTGCGTCGCCGTCTAGGATATCACCTGTTTCATACGTATATACCGTCCGCGCTGATCGTGGTCATGTCCTGGATCGCGTTCTGGATCAAACCCGAAGCGATCCCCGCTCGGGTCACGCTCGGAGTGACGTCACTGCTGACCCTCG CCACTCAGAACACGCAGTCCCAGCAATCACTGCCACCGGTTTCCTACGTGAAGGCCATCGACGTGTGGATGTCCTCCTGCAGCGTGTTCGTCTTCCTATCCCTGATGGAGTTCGCCGTGGTCAACAACTACATGGGCCCTGTGGCTACCAAGGCCATGAAAGGATATTCCGACGAAGATCTCAGGGAAGCCATCGACGAATTCAAA ACGCCAATGAGGAATGATTCCGAAAGAAGCAGGAGTCCAGTGAGACCTGCGACCGTTCAATACGACACCTGCTGCCAGGGTCGGGCGACTGCGATTTACATCGACAAAGTCTCCAGATTCTTCTTTCCGTTCTCTTTTCTCATCCTGAACGTGGTTTATTGGAGCACCTTTCTATAA
- the HisCl1 gene encoding histamine-gated chloride channel subunit 1 isoform X3 has translation MTRQSLVILCCYLYTLFDMAALHFPESDLEEYGRKEASLSLKDILPLNPKQYDKHRAPKFLGQPTIVYFHVTVLSLDSINEESMTYVADIFLAQSWRDSRLRLPENMSEEYRILDVDWLHNIWRPDCFFKNAKKVTFHEMSIPNHYLWLYHDKTLLYMSKLTLVLSCAMKFESYPHDTQICSMMIESLSHTTQDLVFIWNMTDPLVVNPEIELPQLDISNNYTTDCTIEYSTGNFTCIQIVFNLRRRLGYHLFHTYIPSALIVVMSWIAFWIKPEAIPARVTLGVTSLLTLATQNTQSQQSLPPVSYVKAIDVWMSSCSVFVFLSLMEFAVVNNYMGPVATKAMKGYSDEDLREAIDEFKTPMRNDSERSRSPVRPATVQYDTCCQGRATAIYIDKVSRFFFPFSFLILNVVYWSTFL, from the exons ATGACGAGGCAATCTCTGGTGATCCTATGCTGCTACCTGTACACGCTCTTTGACATGGCGGCGCTACATTTTCC GGAGTCGGATCTCGAGGAGTACGGCAGGAAGGAGGCCTCTTTGTCACTGAAAGACATCCTACCCTTGAATCCGAAGCAGTACGACAAGCACAGGGCGCCAAAGTTCTTGGGACAGCCTACTATCGTCTACTTCCATGTCACCGTGCTCAGTCTCGACTCCATAAACGAGGAGTCTATG ACATACGTTGCGGACATATTTCTGGCACAGAGTTGGCGGGATTCGAGGCTTCGACTTCCGGAGAACATGTCCGAAGAGTACAGAATACTGGATGTTGACTGGTTGCACAATATCTGGAGACCCGATTGCTTCTTCAAGAACGCGAAGAAGGTCACCTTCCACGAGATGTCGATACCGAACCACTATCTTTGGCTGTATCACGACAAAACTCTACTTTATATGTCAAA ATTGACTCTCGTTCTCTCCTGCGCGATGAAGTTCGAGTCCTATCCACACGACACTCAGATTTGCTCAATGATGATCGAAAGTT TGTCGCATACGACGCAGGATTTGGTGTTCATCTGGAACATGACGGATCCGCTGGTGGTAAATCCAGAGATCGAGCTGCCGCAGCTGGACATCTCGAACAATTACACGACCGACTGCACGATCGAGTACTCCACCGGGAACTTCACGTGCATTCAAATAGTATTCAATCTGCGTCGCCGTCTAGGATATCACCTGTTTCATACGTATATACCGTCCGCGCTGATCGTGGTCATGTCCTGGATCGCGTTCTGGATCAAACCCGAAGCGATCCCCGCTCGGGTCACGCTCGGAGTGACGTCACTGCTGACCCTCG CCACTCAGAACACGCAGTCCCAGCAATCACTGCCACCGGTTTCCTACGTGAAGGCCATCGACGTGTGGATGTCCTCCTGCAGCGTGTTCGTCTTCCTATCCCTGATGGAGTTCGCCGTGGTCAACAACTACATGGGCCCTGTGGCTACCAAGGCCATGAAAGGATATTCCGACGAAGATCTCAGGGAAGCCATCGACGAATTCAAA ACGCCAATGAGGAATGATTCCGAAAGAAGCAGGAGTCCAGTGAGACCTGCGACCGTTCAATACGACACCTGCTGCCAGGGTCGGGCGACTGCGATTTACATCGACAAAGTCTCCAGATTCTTCTTTCCGTTCTCTTTTCTCATCCTGAACGTGGTTTATTGGAGCACCTTTCTATAA
- the HisCl1 gene encoding histamine-gated chloride channel subunit 1 isoform X1, whose protein sequence is MTRQSLVILCCYLYTLFDMAALHFPTSGRRIESKTDAMNSFSLQNLATVQAAPASPATVSSFSEEICEPVLSTEVEGWHIKVDSLSSSTFRLSARKRGYRFFPKIERESDLEEYGRKEASLSLKDILPLNPKQYDKHRAPKFLGQPTIVYFHVTVLSLDSINEESMTYVADIFLAQSWRDSRLRLPENMSEEYRILDVDWLHNIWRPDCFFKNAKKVTFHEMSIPNHYLWLYHDKTLLYMSKLTLVLSCAMKFESYPHDTQICSMMIESLSHTTQDLVFIWNMTDPLVVNPEIELPQLDISNNYTTDCTIEYSTGNFTCIQIVFNLRRRLGYHLFHTYIPSALIVVMSWIAFWIKPEAIPARVTLGVTSLLTLATQNTQSQQSLPPVSYVKAIDVWMSSCSVFVFLSLMEFAVVNNYMGPVATKAMKGYSDEDLREAIDEFKTPMRNDSERSRSPVRPATVQYDTCCQGRATAIYIDKVSRFFFPFSFLILNVVYWSTFL, encoded by the exons ATGACGAGGCAATCTCTGGTGATCCTATGCTGCTACCTGTACACGCTCTTTGACATGGCGGCGCTACATTTTCC TACTTCGGGAAGGAGAATCGAGTCGAAGACGGACGCGATGAACTCGTTCTCGTTGCAAAACCTGGCGACGGTACAAGCTGCCCCAGCATCACCCGCGACTGTGTCGAGTTTCAGCGAGGAAATATGCGAACCGGTACTTTCCACTGAGGTCGAAGGCTGGCATATTAAGGTCGATAGCCTATCGTCCAGTACGTTTCGACTTTCGGCGAGAAAGCGTGGGTACCGATTTTTTCCGAAGATCGAAAG GGAGTCGGATCTCGAGGAGTACGGCAGGAAGGAGGCCTCTTTGTCACTGAAAGACATCCTACCCTTGAATCCGAAGCAGTACGACAAGCACAGGGCGCCAAAGTTCTTGGGACAGCCTACTATCGTCTACTTCCATGTCACCGTGCTCAGTCTCGACTCCATAAACGAGGAGTCTATG ACATACGTTGCGGACATATTTCTGGCACAGAGTTGGCGGGATTCGAGGCTTCGACTTCCGGAGAACATGTCCGAAGAGTACAGAATACTGGATGTTGACTGGTTGCACAATATCTGGAGACCCGATTGCTTCTTCAAGAACGCGAAGAAGGTCACCTTCCACGAGATGTCGATACCGAACCACTATCTTTGGCTGTATCACGACAAAACTCTACTTTATATGTCAAA ATTGACTCTCGTTCTCTCCTGCGCGATGAAGTTCGAGTCCTATCCACACGACACTCAGATTTGCTCAATGATGATCGAAAGTT TGTCGCATACGACGCAGGATTTGGTGTTCATCTGGAACATGACGGATCCGCTGGTGGTAAATCCAGAGATCGAGCTGCCGCAGCTGGACATCTCGAACAATTACACGACCGACTGCACGATCGAGTACTCCACCGGGAACTTCACGTGCATTCAAATAGTATTCAATCTGCGTCGCCGTCTAGGATATCACCTGTTTCATACGTATATACCGTCCGCGCTGATCGTGGTCATGTCCTGGATCGCGTTCTGGATCAAACCCGAAGCGATCCCCGCTCGGGTCACGCTCGGAGTGACGTCACTGCTGACCCTCG CCACTCAGAACACGCAGTCCCAGCAATCACTGCCACCGGTTTCCTACGTGAAGGCCATCGACGTGTGGATGTCCTCCTGCAGCGTGTTCGTCTTCCTATCCCTGATGGAGTTCGCCGTGGTCAACAACTACATGGGCCCTGTGGCTACCAAGGCCATGAAAGGATATTCCGACGAAGATCTCAGGGAAGCCATCGACGAATTCAAA ACGCCAATGAGGAATGATTCCGAAAGAAGCAGGAGTCCAGTGAGACCTGCGACCGTTCAATACGACACCTGCTGCCAGGGTCGGGCGACTGCGATTTACATCGACAAAGTCTCCAGATTCTTCTTTCCGTTCTCTTTTCTCATCCTGAACGTGGTTTATTGGAGCACCTTTCTATAA